Below is a window of Oryza brachyantha chromosome 10, ObraRS2, whole genome shotgun sequence DNA.
aataatttatagtttatttgtactatataaagtttacattttatatatactctatccgtcccaaaatataaccaaatttacggttcaaattttgtatcgtaatataagcatttctatatTGATTCATTGATTTCACAACCAATTAAATGCCTAGAAAGAGAATgtaatcaatttcaaattaaaaaagtaaCCACAAAAATTGACTagaaatgaatcttttgatatctcatttatctatattagataaactaaaaatacttatattttagaatagaagTACTACTAGGGATGACAATTTTACCGATGGGTATGGGTACCTGTGGGTACCCAACCcaacgggtatgggtatgggctCAATTTTTTGTCCGTTGGCGTACCCGCCCGCGACTCGACTACCTAATGTGTAGTGGCTGGGTTTTAACTTTTACCCGTGGGTAACGAGCGCCCGACCCGAATATATTTTCCCTCAATTGACCCATaataaaaaccatatatatttgttgacgctgaaaatgacaattaacgatcacacacgaaggcttaggagtcaatcttagacagctccagtgtaggacctaattcttaaaaggtgcgcgggcgtgccagtcagtttgatcttgcaactgacaagacataaacagtaaaacaagccgatcggctatcaagccgataggtGACCAATAATCCAGTCGATTGGATGTTGGCGTAGCagcggttagccgataggataaacgatcagctgtaaaaagcttggatcggctcgAAATTTGAcagaaatagacttgaattaaatattagaccaacgtaatccgccaagttacttattaatcttagtcgatcggacgagcccctataaccagatcgaactagacggACAGAGATTGtccttaaccaagacagtatgcagtcgagcacgatatgattataggaaacatgaagatcgataggGCTAATagataaaccgacgaattacttggaataaacaatgaatcatgtgctGAACCCAATTTACGTATGATTCTCATAAGCccatgcaacataaataactgtcgatctaactaaatcaagcctattggtataaaaataatgcaataaGGCAATcaactactctattgatgtaaatatgataagcatgtagaccggcaaaaatcatcggctatagacggcggacaaacaaccaagatcaaTAAAGTACCTGGCCTAGATTAccaagaataatcatagaagatcggacccaaccgagacagttcgaGATTACGCCTAGTAATGTcaggctagatactaaacagatctagattgttaTCAAGCTAATGAGCTGATGACTGATAATTTATCggttggtactccgataaaacagtgagcaaaatacattgatctgatataaactatctgataaacacaatctactagatcggaccgaactgacacggtactagattgaatatgtcaaataacaaatatcaaaccaacatagatcgtccaaagtggtcgaccagatcaactcaaaacacgaaagtgatctaagctaaaactgatacgataactagcaatctcacagctagattagaagattGTACCTAATTGAGACAGTTCTAGTCTAGCTgatgcgattaccgtggcccggcagaacgtaggacttacccctccgccggagatcaaagcgatgcagccccgcgtcaggtgccaagttccgcgtgagttgaaacctcggaagagggtggcgatgcgccgagagtagttgatctattgattgatgtagaccatttacaatgacccgagtcacacatatttataccctgaGGTGTATAGTAGTCCATGTCGAATACAacacacgactcctaatagataaaaagaaataataaactctatctctaatttctaTTGAATACGACACAgattctaatagataaaagaaaacaaacaagtcctgatcggactctaatctctgagagataaaatcctaactaactctaactagtagataaaattacgccgccaagtcttggtcttcacgattcccagttgaatttgaaatcttccggataaaaaattctatcgCCGATTGTACAttttcttatccgaatccaataaggaattttatcaaatttttatattaacaaTATTTCATTGTGATACTATGGTTAGTTAGTAGTTCACTATTTTTAAGTGTGATAATATGATTTTGATATCATTGTTCTTCTTCTATGTAATTTAGagttcatagttttttttactatttttttggtaATGTATATTGGATAAGGaattaaagatatatttatttcaaaatacccACCAGGTACGCCAGGCATAGGAatggatataatattttgtccGCTAAGCAATTCTGGTACGGGTCGGGTATTTATGGACGGGTATCGGGTCGGGCATATTCGTGCTACGCCTGTACCCGACCCGACCGATTGCCATCCTTAGGTACTACCAGCGAGTTTAGTTGACGCCCTGTATAAATTATCATGTAACTCACGATTAAAAATTAGGTAATTGAAAACTCGCAATTCATCATTTCAAATCACTAATCATGCTTTTGTTAGTTGTTACTAAGCTTTCTCACTTTCTTAAGaagttactccctccatgtgcTTCCATGTGCTAATGTATAACGCAGAGAACTAGCCAACGTCATAAATACAAAAAAGTTTGAAGAGAGTACCactagtgtaaaattttagtatattgGGATATTTGTTTACTTTATTAAGAACATGAAAAGTTTATCTACCTAACCACCTCTCGTGCGACGAAATGCACCTCCACAGGAAGGCGCAGGATCTTGGAGACGtcgctcttcttcttcggaGAGATCGGAGTCAACGACTACTTCCTCGCCTTCGAGAGCAACTACACCGtcgagcgggcggcgacctTGGTGCCGGACATCGTCGGCGCCATCCGTTCGGCCGTGATCGTAAGCTCGAGCTCTCAGCTCGATCCCCTCTCAATTAGCTTGCAAAGATCGATCGTCCAAAACCTGACCTTTCAAAGATGTAATCATCCATTGATGAATCCGGACGTCGTATATGCACATGCAggccaccatcgccgccggagCAAGAACGGTGGTGGTCACCGGGATGATACCGCTGGGCTGCGAGCCGTCGGTGCTCGCCCTGTCCGCGggagacgccgccgccggcgactacGACCCGGAGACGGGATGCGACTCCCGGTTCAACCACCTCGCCGAGCTGCACAACCGCGCGCTGATCCGCATGCTCCGGCAGCTCCGGCGCGCgttccccgccgtcgccgtccactACGCCGACTACTACCGCCCCGTCACCGCCATCGTCGCCTCTCCCGCCAAACACGGTACACACAGTGGGCCGGGCATGCGAGCCAAGCAATCGATCCGGCCGGCCTTCATCTCACAACGAACTCGATGGCATGTATGGCGCAGGTTTCGGCGAGAGGCCGCTGGCGgcgtgctgcggcggcggcggcggcaacgcgTACAACTTCGACTTCGCGGCGTTCTGCGgcacgccggcgtcgacggTGTGCGGCGACCCGTCCGAGTACGTGTCCTGGGACGGGACCCATTACACGGAGGCGGCGAACAGGTTCGTGGCTCGCGCCATGCTGAGGGGAGCTTCGCTGCCGCCCCTGTCCATGGCGCTGTCGCGTTCAGGCGAGAATGCGATCGCCGGACCCGCGGCCACGTGACAGAAACCAGGGAGGCTGTGCAGTGAACTGTTTGGGTGACAAGCATGaccgaataaaaaaaaactttaaaaaggAGGGCTAAGCTAgtgttaactattttttaaatttatacgttaattttgtataattttaaaGGGATTACGGACCTAGGCCTAGGGCTCCTGCCATAACTGTCCTGGGCGTAGTACCGCCCCTGGTGACGCAGGGGCCTTCTCTAATCCCTACTTTCGTAAAGAGAAGtaaattttggagaaaaattatagccaCTATGTGCTCCTATCTGTTCgtattgtaaaatatttttggttaTCGTTggatttatttacatattaatgtatattgtttatatatatatctaaatttattagcatccatatgattGATACTAAAAACACTTATATTAGGAACCGGGGGAATATCGCATAACTATATATACAGTTTGCATGCaactgttttaaaaaaaaatagtggttTCTATGATTTAGTTCTTTCTACATAATACTGGAATTTCAAGCACTTTCACGGTACTATTTGCCTCATTGATTGCTTAGTTCACGGTAGCAATCGTCCCGTCAattgttttctatttaaatttattctcATCTTTCCTTGGACCAATTTCTCACCGCCATtcatgttatatttatttagtaaaccaatgtatttttcttatttaccTTAATCTCCACTAAATAACTTAAATACTTGTATTTCTAAACATAGACGGTAAGTTTTTACAGGACGACACATTGTTTCCTATCACATTAACCACACGGTTACATGACAAGTAGGCCACAcccataaaacaaaaaacaaactgTACTGTGTAGACAATTTGGTTACTACTGGTTCTGACTTTGTAGCATCGTAtggattaataaatttagaaatacgTATGAAAGTATTTCTGTACTTTAGACGTGAAGGGGTAGCTACAATTGGTAGTAGGATCGAGGCTTCCTCTAATATGCACCCCTTAGAATAAACTATTACATGCCCTCCTCTCACAAGGCCTAAACCCACCTCCCACCTTCTTCAAAGGGCCCAAAAGCTCTCTCCTGACCTGGTCAAACCTCCTGCCGCTCAAACCCATCATCTGAGCTTACTCCTCACCCCACCTTTGTCCAGTCTCGTCTATGTGAAAAGTGTAGTAACACGAAGacaaaatacagtaacatgttttataaaatgcagtaacaacACCACGACAGATCTAGATTTTTaaatcacaattttttaaCCACTATAGTGAAagtgatttttaaaataatataagacacatgagatattgctctctaaagattgaaAATACAACATTTTAGCTCTCTCACATGTATTAGTTGTATTATAGCAATAGTATGCAGTCACACCTCGTATTACTGCACTTCGATCATAATGCTACTATACTTGTATCATGACGTTACTGTAATTATACAGTAACAATGcacatgttactgtacttATATTACTATACAATTCACATATTTTACAGTAACATGACGTTATAGCGTTATTGCAGCTATTACCATAGCGCATTAgtgtatactaatacaaatcctatagatatttcttaagatttctaactttaaacaactttatctctcacctcatatattattttttaaaaacgtttGTACCAcgttgttagaaaaaaaaagtgttttaaaaaagtagatccctcatGGATATGTTTTAACGTTGTTACTGTGAATTAGTTgtcgtgttactgtatttttaccTTCGTGTTACTACAAAATTCCTGTGAGACGAGAGAGGGTCTTAGATAAGCACGAGGGGAAGCtcataagagcaggtacaacagcagactataagccaactataagtatgttttaaagagataagaggggagagagaagagaggtgagctacAAATATATTGCCAGCTACACatgggctccaagacaaaatgtgtgtatgacctgtgagaccatatattgatgttttataggtaactattgtatgagttggctattagattaactataaataaattggagctagtagttggctatactattaaactttcTCTAAGGGAGTTGATCCACGAGGGAAACTCTTTGACCAACCTTTAATTGAGGTGGGGATGATTTTTGGGCCTAAGAAAAGGGATGGGAGTTGGGATAGGCCTTAGGAAACCTTAAAAGGGAGGGGGTGTAaaatagcttatactaaggGGGTGTACATATTAGTGttgctctatatatatagccaaaacatcttaggatataaaacagatggagtagCTTATGTCTCAATGAAAAATGGCTCGTAGACCACGTTTATTTATAGCGGAAAGGATGAAAAGTCTTCTCCTTTCTTATAAGCATGCTTTTCAAGTCGGTAAACAGTGTgttcttgcaaaaaaaattttagaaaagttactttagaaataatatTGATATGCTTTTCAAGTCAACATAGTTATTCAATTAATCATTCACTTCCAAGATCTTCTTCGTATTCTTTTTCACTCACCTTCGGATTCTCCCTTACTTttatgggttaattagattcatgccattataaatttgccagttttgaaatatgtcattactatTTGACAAATTGTaaagatgccattataattttagaactattttaaatatgtcattcTTGGACCATATTGCCCTTTGCACATATTAAGGGCACAGCGAACAGTATAGGGGCAATAtggtccaaatttttttaaaaaatacagttaaagggtatggagtggcatatttctaatagttctgaaattataatggcattcttataatttgttaaatagtaatggtatattttaaaactagtaaatttataatggcatggatctaattaaccctatttttatttgattatagAAGGCACATATACACACATTACTACATATATACACCACGCTTACACAGTGATAGCGAGACGCGTTTCGTAACACATGTGACATGTCTCCGTAAATAAAGAGACCAGCAACAAATTTCTAGCCTCACAAAAAAACCCACTAAAAATGCACGTGTGTATATGGAATATTGTGAGTATTAGCATTTAAACTCTAATAATAAAAGTATACACTTATGACATCACTATTACATGATTTACTAATAGCATGCCCGTGTGCTGAAATGAGATAGAATCATAAGATTGGGAATGAATTGGTAAGGTAGAATAAGAATAAAACATTGAATCCTGATGTGATCACGCGGCACTATATTGGAAGAAGCGGACAGATGTGCTAACTACATCAGCCGCGTTCAGCTTACGTAGTTTTAGGGTAAGTTATCCCACgcgaaaaacataataatagattagtatatgattaattaattattaaatataaaaaatttaaaaaataaactaacatgatattttaaaacaactttcctcctatagaaaattttcgtaaaaaacatATAGTTTGGAAAATAGACACATGAGAACATCCATCACGTgagaagagaggggagagaggacaCACCAAATGCATGCTGCATTGAATAAAGTCTCCACGGTTGATGGGATTAAAATGTTGTCCATATGGAGAGGTATGTTGAATCTTTCCCTTGCAGGTTTGGAAAAATGGTAGAacttgtttaaaattttccttAAGAACTTAAAATGACGATTTTAAAAACTtgttcctttttgttttctaaacttaatattttttttacctgcaACTACTATAGTCCAATACTTACGTTAGGACTACGGCTAACTTTGAATTTGGAGGCTGTGGTAACCTAACTTGTGTCAGGGCTAAGCTAACATGGGCTTGTTTTATGGGTCGATTAGATCTATTCTATTGTAAATTTgctcaattaaaaaaatactattactatttataatatcgGCTACATGCCACTGGAATTTTACAAAGTTGGAATCGTCCAACAGCCCATCACGTTTTTTGTCCATCTCCTTCTTTCTCCGGCCACCCTCTGCCGTTGAGGAGCATGGCGAGGTGGTCGGCGCCGGAAGAGTTGCCTTGTCGACAGCAGCGACTAGTTGCTAGCGTCGTACCCCGGGCTGCTGCTTCCGGGCATCCTCACTGGCGGTGGGGCTCGCCACGACCCCAACGCTCCCCGGCCGAGGCGAAGCTGCCTCAGCGAAGGTGGGAGGCTCAGATCGGTCGAGCGTGAGGAGCATGGCAAGACGGTTGGTGCCCGCAGACGACGTCGAGGCGTGCTTCAGTGCCGGAGACCACCACCCTGATGACAAAGTCCCTGGGCTTAGAGTTGTACCTCCTCCCGCGTCCTCCTTCTCCGAGGCATCGAGGCCGGCAGCCATCTCGTCATCGAGGGAGAACCCTCTGTGTCTTTGACAAGGGAGGCGATACGGGGAACAGGAGAcggcgccgtgccgcgccgacCACTCTCCGCTATCAAGTCGTCGACTCTTCCTTTCCCCGCGCCGGCCACCTGCCACCGTTCACTCGACCGTCGACGTACTCCGGCTGCCCTCCGCCGTCGACTCGATCGATATATCCGTCGGACGACGCCGTTGACTCGCTCATCGCCGTCGACTTTGCCTGCGTCAGTGAGAGAGGGCCCACATATCAGTGAGGAATCGACAAGGGCATTTCAGGTGATACGGATCTATATGTGGGTCCAGCGGTCTCTAAAACATAGATAATGACATGTTCGTGAAGGAGAAagaattgtaatggcatatttataattagcgGAATTGTAACGGCATATTTTTaaagtgatatttttataatagcatgtatctaattaaccctattcttttaatatatagtatatacgTACCCTattgcaattttttaaattcttttctTAAATGTAATTAAAAgttggacaaaattttcaaaggcGTCCACATTGAATAGCAATCGGCATCAGGCAAACCTGCGTTCAACGTGGGCGATGAATGCAGTGCAGGAGCCGACATCTATCTACTGTCACTCGACTCGATCGTACAGTGGTACAGTGTGGCAAGTGGCAATTAATAATTGATCTGAGCCTCGATTACATGTGTCACGGTTGGCTGTTGGGTTTGGTTAGCGACCGccctgatcgatcgatcgaatctCAGCATGGAACTCTCGCTCTATCCATACTAGCACGTGATTCGTGCGCCGATATAATACCTGATCCCGATCGTGTGTGACCGTGACACTTCCCGACTGCTTTCGTTTCTTGCAATAtacgaaatttttttttctgattttagTCAAGGTTAAAACTACCACTGAGGCCTCGTTCGTTTGGacggggataagttaacttatcccggTGAGGAAAACGTAGTactacattaatatatgattaattaattattaaaaaaatataaaatagattaatatagttttttaaaacaacttttctatagaaaatttttgtaaaaattataccgtttagtagttcaaaAAACGAGGGTGGTAAGTTATCTAAGAGGGACGGACGAACACGGCCTGAGGCCGTGTTTGGTAtggggtataagttaacttatctctggcatggaaaacgtagtaatagattagtatatgactaattaattattaaaaaataaaatagattaatataatttttttaaatgaattttctatagaaaatttttgcaaaaaaaatacaccgtttagcactTCGGAAATCgtacgcgtgaaaaacgaggggatACGTTAATTAACTTGGAGGGGGCAACGAAAGTGGCCTGAATAGTTTAACTTATTTGTAGTGAatagtttaatttataaacatgagaAATTGCTAACCATATCACACACTACTAGAGAACAACACATTTGTAACGGCTGTCAACCATGCCAACCTCATGGTCACAAATACAAACCCTTCTCGGTAACGTATCCTCGACGTCAAATGTCACAGATATTTCACATATGTAACAGCTCTAAATGATACATTGTTAGTGATATATAGGAAACAatccaagtaaaaaaaaatagttgccAATGGATCCATTGATCCCTCGCCTCGAGGAGGCCAACCGGCAAGGAGGCGGAGGTAGAGACATTATTAACGCTCGGGAGGTGGAGACAGTGTCGACGGGCACATGGGAGGTCAAGGTCGTGGTGGTAGTTGCATGGACACTCTCAGTCGGAGGTGGCATCAGCAAGTGCTTGGAGCGCGAGGCCGAGGCGTAACTGCATCAACATTCGAGATACAAAGGTGATgattagattgagaaaatttttaagagaagTGTAAggtaaaatgtttgaccggatgtcggttggggttttcggacacgaataaaaaaacgaatttcacgactagcctacaaaccgtgagacgaattttttgagcctaattaatccgtcattagcacatgttggttactgtagaacatatggctaatcatggactaattaggcttaaaaggttcgtctcaaacttttttacataactgtgtaattagttttttggttcatctatgtttaatgctttatctaggtgtccaaaaatttgatgcgatgtttttggaatttttttagaactaaacaaggcgttaggggtgtttagattaagaaaatttttgagagaagtgtcacgtcaaatgtttgaccggatgtcggaaagggtttttgggcacgaatgaaaaaacgaattttacgacTAGCCTATaaaccatgagacgaatcttttgagcctaattaatccgtcattagcacata
It encodes the following:
- the LOC102701110 gene encoding GDSL esterase/lipase At1g28590-like — its product is MLKSTNTHMHPTRSHPHTTQQPELATYHTHARLRGQSMALLQRLLAVLLRVLVAGEHAAAAASTSPENAGGGGGEARYARVFCFGNSLTDTGNNAILPATAGGPSSSPPYGMTYFHRPTGRSSDGRLVVDFLVEALRVPQPTPYLAGKTAADFLPGTNFAVAGATALEPELLSSRGIVSVVTVSMSNQTFWFEDVLQLLATSPDGRRRILETSLFFFGEIGVNDYFLAFESNYTVERAATLVPDIVGAIRSAVIATIAAGARTVVVTGMIPLGCEPSVLALSAGDAAAGDYDPETGCDSRFNHLAELHNRALIRMLRQLRRAFPAVAVHYADYYRPVTAIVASPAKHGFGERPLAACCGGGGGNAYNFDFAAFCGTPASTVCGDPSEYVSWDGTHYTEAANRFVARAMLRGASLPPLSMALSRSGENAIAGPAAT